A genomic region of Paralichthys olivaceus isolate ysfri-2021 chromosome 18, ASM2471397v2, whole genome shotgun sequence contains the following coding sequences:
- the slc31a1 gene encoding high affinity copper uptake protein 1 isoform X1, with protein MDHTHHHQAMTTATTGGHDHGGGGHDGNHGGHMGMVMTFYFGYHNVELLFTGLLINSPGEMVGACIGCFLLAVLYEGLKIGREVLLRRSQVNVRYNSMPLPGADGTMLMETHKTVGSVIDSQCLEGADPSFGVKLCLSGPDVRQRMLSPGHFMQTLLHIVQVVVSYFLMLVFMTYNGYLCIAVAAGAGMGYFLFSWRKAVVVDITEHCH; from the exons ATGGATCATACCCACCATCACCAAGCCATGACCACGGCCACCACCGGCGGACACGACCACGGGGGAGGAGGGCATGATGGGAACCATGGAGGACACATGGGGATG GTGATGACCTTCTACTTTGGCTACCACAACGTGGAGCTGCTGTTCACTGGACTGCTCATCAACTCACCTGGAG AGATGGTCGGGGCATGTATCGGTTGCTTCCTATTGGCCGTCCTGTACGAGGGACTAAAGATTGGACGTGAAGTGTTGCTGCGTCGCAGTCAGGTCAACGTGCGCTACAACTCCATGCCGCTCCCCGGGGCTGATGGGACAATGCTGATGGAGACACACAAGACAGTCGG CTCAGTGATTGACAGTCAGTGTTTGGAGGGGGCGGACCCTTCTTTTGGAGTAAAGTTATGCCTCTCAGGACCTGACGTCAG GCAGCGGATGCTAAGCCCCGGCCACTTCATGCAGACCCTGTTGCACATCGTCCAGGTGGTCGTCAGCTACTTCCTGATGCTCGTATTCATGACCTACAACGGTTACCTGTGCATCGCCGTGGCAGCCGGTGCTGGGATGGGCTATTTCCTGTTCAGCTGGAGGAAGGCGGTAGTCGTCGACATTACCGAGCACTGCCATTAG
- the slc31a1 gene encoding high affinity copper uptake protein 1 isoform X2 has product MDHTHHHQAMTTATTGGHDHGGGGHDGNHGGHMGMVMTFYFGYHNVELLFTGLLINSPGEMVGACIGCFLLAVLYEGLKIGREVLLRRSQVNVRYNSMPLPGADGTMLMETHKTVGQRMLSPGHFMQTLLHIVQVVVSYFLMLVFMTYNGYLCIAVAAGAGMGYFLFSWRKAVVVDITEHCH; this is encoded by the exons ATGGATCATACCCACCATCACCAAGCCATGACCACGGCCACCACCGGCGGACACGACCACGGGGGAGGAGGGCATGATGGGAACCATGGAGGACACATGGGGATG GTGATGACCTTCTACTTTGGCTACCACAACGTGGAGCTGCTGTTCACTGGACTGCTCATCAACTCACCTGGAG AGATGGTCGGGGCATGTATCGGTTGCTTCCTATTGGCCGTCCTGTACGAGGGACTAAAGATTGGACGTGAAGTGTTGCTGCGTCGCAGTCAGGTCAACGTGCGCTACAACTCCATGCCGCTCCCCGGGGCTGATGGGACAATGCTGATGGAGACACACAAGACAGTCGG GCAGCGGATGCTAAGCCCCGGCCACTTCATGCAGACCCTGTTGCACATCGTCCAGGTGGTCGTCAGCTACTTCCTGATGCTCGTATTCATGACCTACAACGGTTACCTGTGCATCGCCGTGGCAGCCGGTGCTGGGATGGGCTATTTCCTGTTCAGCTGGAGGAAGGCGGTAGTCGTCGACATTACCGAGCACTGCCATTAG